CCGTGTTTGTTGGATTCTCCAAAAGATTCTGTTTTGAAAGTTCCGCTTGCATCGAAATATTCCAAGCCAACTGTGGGAGTAATCTGGTTGCCGCCAAGCAAAGTAGCAATCTGATCTCCAAAAATTGAAATCACTTCAATCGTATGAGCGGAATTGATAAAGTAAGTATTGCTTTCTACAAAGCTCGCGGGAATGGTTGCCGTTGAAGAAAATGCTTTTGCACGCAAAACTTTTGTTGTAGAAATTGCTACGGGTGACGAATAAATTGTTGATGTAGCAATCGGAGTTGTTCCATTGGTCGTATAGCGAATAGTGATGTTCGGGTCGGGAGAACTAATGGTAACATTTTGCGTTGCGGCATAAAATCCTGCCGCCACGCTCATGGTTGGTCTGGTTGCATATTCCTGATAAGGGTTTGTATTGGATGCGCCCGGAGTTGGAGTCAGAAACACGCTCCATGCGGCTGCTCCATTGGTTGTTCTTCCTCTTGAATGCCCTGCATGCGCAGGTTTCAGCGTGAGAGAATCAATGATGGTTCCGGCAGCGTCTGCCAGCACAATTGCTTCGGGCTTGCACTGGGTGAGTTTGAAATTGGTGTGCATGAAACCGGAATTAAAATTTCTTCCCGATGCCCATACTCTCACAAATCCGTTCGCAGAAATGCTCACCGTTCCGAATGTCCATTTAGTTGGATTGGTTTTCTTATCGCTGAGATGCCAGCCGGTGAGACTAACAGCCGAGCCGGTTGTATTGTAAAGTTCAATCCAATCTTCATAGCCGCCAAAGTTATCGGCAAAGGAATTTATATTGGAACAGGAATACTCGTTGATGACCACTTGGGCATGGCAGATGTAAGAGGGCAGAGGGCAGAGGGAAAGAAAAACAATTAATACACTATAAATTTTTGAGCGGAGAATACTCATGGTGATGGTGCAGATGTTATATGAGAAGACGTGACTTTTCAAAAAAGGTTGCTTTATCAGGAAAGTTTTTTAGGTATAAGTAAGGTATAAGGCATTTTATGGTATTTCCCTTATACCTCTATTTCCTTATACCCTTTACCTTTTCCTTTGGCGAGGACGAAGGTAGATAATATATATTGCTCTGTCAATAGGTAAAGGAACATTTTTTAATGAGGGGGTGTTCATATCAAAGCAGGGTAAATTGTAACCTTTAACAACTTTCCATCGTCTAACTCCCAAATCTGGTTTTATGACAGATAGAAAGCAATCAGATTCAATACAAAAACACAGAGTTATGTCTTTCTTCTCTTTCCTTTCCGACAATTACGAGTTGAGCCCGTTTGTTCTTCCAAAGAAAAAACCTGCTGACGACTCGCTCAACAATGATGAAATGAAAATGCTGCAGGAACTCATTCTTGAAAAAGATTTTTACGAGATAAACTCCCTCATCCGCAAGAAGTATTCGGTGAAGTAGAAATTATTTCTTCTTTTTTTTTATTGGGGTCTGCCTTTTTTAACTCCGCACTTTAGTGCGGAGCACAGCATATCAAAACAAGTAGGGCTTTAGCCGCAATGCACTCAAACTCTTACATAAGGGCATCTCTAAAATCTATTTTGAATGATGAACATTTGAACATTTGAACAGCGAACATTCGAAGTTTACTTCTGATTTCGTAATTCAAATGTTCAATTATTCTATTGTTCACCCCGTTGGATTCACCCCGTAGGTCGGACAACCAACGGGGCAAGTATCCTACGGGGTTCATGAGTTTTTAGAGGTTCCCATAAGACATTGATTTTCTTTTTTCAGGGCTAAAGCCCTTTAATTATTGCTTGCTATTTCCCCATGCTAAAGCATGGGGTTAGTTATATCCTCACACCTATCACCAGCACGTCATCAATCCCGCTGGAAGCCGCAGCGGGATTTCTTATAACATATTAAAGGCACATTACTTTTTCGCTATATCCTCACACCTATCACCAGCACGTCATCAATCTGCTCCAGGTCGCCTTTCCAGTCGCGGAAGGTTTTGTCAATCACTTCTTCCTGCTCTTTCATGGAGAGGTGGCGTATGCTGAGGAAGAGTTTCTGAAACTGCCGGCTCATGAATTTTTTTCCGCCCGGTCCGCCAAACTGGTCGCAGTAGCCATCAGAGAAAATATAAAACGCATCGCCTTTGTTCAGAAATATCTGGTGGTTGCTGAATCTTTTTGTATCGCCCGTCAGCATTCCGCCTATGGAGTTTTTATCCGCCCTCACCTCTTCCACTTCGCTGGCGCCTTTGCGCACAAGGTATAAATTACGGAAAGCTCCAGCAAACTGAAGCTCGCATTCCGCGCTTTGAATACCGAGCGAACAGAGGGCGATATCCATGCCGTCTTTGTTCTCTGAACTTTCCATATCCTGCTTGAGCGCGCCCCGTATTCCCGCTTCAAGATGGTTGAGCACTTCGGAGGGAGAAGTGATTCCTTTTTCAATGATGATTTGGTTCAGCATGTCATGACCAATCATGCTCATGAACGCGCCCGGCACTCCGTGACCGGTGCAGTCGGCAACCCCGAGCATTATTTTATTATTTTTTTCAGCGAAGAAATAAAAATCACCGCTCACAATATCCTTGGGCTTGTAATATACGAACGACTGCGTGAGCGCCCTGTACACATCGCTGATGTTGGGCAGGATTGCCTGCTGAATGCGCTTGGCGTAGCTGATGCTGTCGCGTATGTCTTTGTAAGCCACTTCCAGCTTCTGATTTTTTTCTTCTATCTGGTGAAACGCTTTTTCAATCTCTTTGTTTGCGCTCTGCAATTCCTGCGTGCGCTGGTCAACCAGCGCCTGCAGTTTTTTTTCTTTTTCCTTCAGATCGTTAAAGATGGTGGCGTTCTGCTTTCTGAATCTTCCTATGAGAATTTTCATAATGCCCTGCGCCACATCTTTGTGCTTCTGAAGTATCTTATAAAAATCTTCCTGCTCAAGAACAAACAGCGTGGTGTCGGCAATGGCGGTGATGGAAGCAGAGCGGGGCTCGGTATCGAGCAATGATACTTCTCCGAAAAAATTGCCTTCGCCCAGTTCGGCAATGGTGTAAATGTCATCGTGCACTTTCACGCGCCCGCTGTGTATGATGTACATGCTTTTGCCGATGTCGCCCTTTTGAATAATGATCTGCCCCGATTTCACCACCAGCGTTTTTGTCATGGAAGCAATGCCGGAAAGAATTTCGTCAGAGGTGCCGCTGAAAATGGAAAGAGCTTTAAGTGTGAGGATTTTTTCGTCAGCAGGAAGCGCTGTCATGCTCTCTTCCATAATTGTTTTATGTTTCCTCTTGCCGAGCATTTCTTTCATTTCGGCTATGTACTGCTGTTTTCTCGCTTCCCGCAGTTGGTTTGCCGACCGGGTGAAATACTTCTGCTTTTTCATGAATGCCAGTTGCTCTTCGTACCACTGAAGCAGTGTTTTGGCTTTGCCGTATTCCGCCCATTCCCTGCGAAGCGTGTAGGAGATGCTGTAAAAATCTTCCCTGCCGAGATAATCAAGGTCGGCATCGCAAATGATTCTCTCCAGCTGGTTTTTCGGATTGTAGGGAAGCGAAGTGGAAAGAATGAGTTTGGATACATTCGTTATCTGCACACCCGAATACCCGAAAGAGGTCAGCGTGTCACAGGCGAGCTTTACGCCCAGGTGTTCATTGTCGTAATACTGATAAATGAATCCGGCATCGTGATACATGGCGGTTGTTTTCAGAATGACAATCTCCTCTTCGCCCATATTTTCCATTCTTGCTATGCGCTCAACGGCATCGCGCACATCAAGGGTGTGGTGCAAACCATGATAATGCAGGTTGGCAGGCAATTCCTTCTGGAACTTACCTATAATGAATTTTTCTGCTTCTGAATAATGCATGAATCGGTAATCGGTAATCGGTAATCGGTAATCGGTAATCGGCTGTTACGAATAACAAATAACGATTAACGGTTAACTGCTTCAGTGTGAACTACGAAAATAAAAATAATAGTGCTTGGGGGAAAAAGAAATCCCAAGTACCAAGCACCAAATTCCAAGGAACAGCCAATGTTGTATTTCTTGGGACTTGGAATTTGGAATTTGGAACTTCTGCATTCAGTGGAAAAGGTTTTTTTATTGACGAAAGTATGCCTCAGGTCAGAATATTAACGTGAGTTACGCAGAAAAGCAATTAATCCCGTAGGATAATCTGTTCGTTACAAGTTTAGGTCTACAACAATCATATCCAACGGGGTTAACCGCAGAGAACACAGAGAAAACAACACGCGGAGAGCCGCAGAAAAAATGCAATCTTGTATTCTCAGCGGTTCTCTGCGTAAAACCTCAGCGAACTCTGCGGTTGGGTTTCCATCCCTTCGGGAAAAAATGTATTTGCGTAACATCAGTTATTAACTCACCACACCGTTAACCGTATTGCCCCAGTCGCCTGTTTCTCCGCGGGTATTCAGGTAGCGTGCGCGGTAATAAGCGGTGGCTTTCAACTGAGCATCGGTAAAATGCGCGGTGTATAAAAATTTTCCGGTATGAACCAGCGTGTGCCAGTCGCTCTCTTGCGGAAAAGGGGCAGGCGCAGGAGTTTGTTCAGCAGGCACGGGCACCGGAACAGGCACCGTTTTAGGCACGCCTTCATCGCTTACAGCTATTTGTATTTCAGTTTCTCTTACTCCTTTTGGTTTTGCCTGCGTGTGCGGATTAGCGGGGTCGGTGATTTTCAGAATGTGTTTGAGGTGCATCATTTTGTCAATGCTGATGGTTGGCGCGCCTTCGGGAACTGCCACACGCGTAGGATGCGGGTCGCGCAGTTTTAAGCCAAGCACCACGCGGTCTTGCTCGGTGAGCACACTTTGCGGAATATCTTTATAGATACTGCTGAGCAATGTTTTCCATTGCTTGATCATCGTGTCAGTATTTTTAACAACGGTTTTTGTTTTTTTGTCAGGGTCAATGTATTTTGCCCATAGCGCATCCCACAGGGGTTTCAGGGTATTAACGGCTGTTAAGTTGGCGCCTGAAATCTGAAGGCGCGCTGCGTTGGCGTTCAGATACGGGCAAACAAGTTGAATGTAATCATTGAACTTGGCGCGGGTGGTTGGATAGGGTCCTCCTGGCATAGTTTTTAATTTTTAATTGGTTATTGTTGATTTATTATTTACTGCTGTTTTTATTTTTCGCGCTCATGCCTTTTTTCTTCGCGCTCATGCCTTTTTCTCGCGCGCCCGTGCCTTTTTTCTTCGCGCCCGTGCCTTTTTTCTTCGCGCTCATGCCTTTTTTCTTCGCGCTCATGCCTTTTTTCTTCGCGCCCGTGCCTTTTTCTCGCGCGCCCGTGCCTTTTTTATTGGCGCTCATGCCTTTTTCTATCAACACAACCTGTTCCGTTTCATTTGAGTGTGTGCAAAATCTCTTATGTAAATGTAGATTGCTTAGGTGAGAGCGGCAATACTTCAATTGAAGTATTTTACTGATACGGATAACCTCACAACGATTATTCCGTATACATGAATGTTCTTTATTTCTTAAAATGGCACAGACAGAAAAAATAGATTGTCCGCTCTCGAAACGCGAACTGGAAGTGCTCTTCCTGATTGCACATGGGTATAAAAGCAAGCAAATTGCCGACCAGCTTTTTATTGATTACACCACTATTCGCACACACCGCCAAAACATGATGAACAAAACCCGCACACACAATATGGCGCAGCTCTGCTCGCTTGCCGTAAAATCAGAATGGA
This Bacteroidota bacterium DNA region includes the following protein-coding sequences:
- a CDS encoding cyclic nucleotide-binding domain-containing protein; translated protein: MHYSEAEKFIIGKFQKELPANLHYHGLHHTLDVRDAVERIARMENMGEEEIVILKTTAMYHDAGFIYQYYDNEHLGVKLACDTLTSFGYSGVQITNVSKLILSTSLPYNPKNQLERIICDADLDYLGREDFYSISYTLRREWAEYGKAKTLLQWYEEQLAFMKKQKYFTRSANQLREARKQQYIAEMKEMLGKRKHKTIMEESMTALPADEKILTLKALSIFSGTSDEILSGIASMTKTLVVKSGQIIIQKGDIGKSMYIIHSGRVKVHDDIYTIAELGEGNFFGEVSLLDTEPRSASITAIADTTLFVLEQEDFYKILQKHKDVAQGIMKILIGRFRKQNATIFNDLKEKEKKLQALVDQRTQELQSANKEIEKAFHQIEEKNQKLEVAYKDIRDSISYAKRIQQAILPNISDVYRALTQSFVYYKPKDIVSGDFYFFAEKNNKIMLGVADCTGHGVPGAFMSMIGHDMLNQIIIEKGITSPSEVLNHLEAGIRGALKQDMESSENKDGMDIALCSLGIQSAECELQFAGAFRNLYLVRKGASEVEEVRADKNSIGGMLTGDTKRFSNHQIFLNKGDAFYIFSDGYCDQFGGPGGKKFMSRQFQKLFLSIRHLSMKEQEEVIDKTFRDWKGDLEQIDDVLVIGVRI
- a CDS encoding helix-turn-helix transcriptional regulator, encoding MAQTEKIDCPLSKRELEVLFLIAHGYKSKQIADQLFIDYTTIRTHRQNMMNKTRTHNMAQLCSLAVKSEWIKFDPLLNLKEEK